The Nicotiana tabacum cultivar K326 chromosome 14, ASM71507v2, whole genome shotgun sequence genome contains a region encoding:
- the LOC107777121 gene encoding glutathione reductase, chloroplastic isoform X1, which produces MRLVIMARKMLIDGELDKPGQEEQHYDFDLFVIGAGSGGVRAGRFSAQYGAKVAICELPFHPISSELSGGVGGTCVIRGCVPKKILVYGAAYGPELEDARNYGWEVNERVNFNWKKLLHKKTEEIVRLNGIYKRLLSNAGVKLFEGEGRVIGPNEVEVIQLDGTKISYSAKHILIATGSRAHRPGIPGQELAITSDEALSLEELPKRAVILGGGYIAVEFASIWRGMGATVDLCFRKELPLRGFDDEMRAVVARNLEGRGITMHPCTTLTKLEKTEDGIKVHTDHGEVIVADVVLFATGRLPNTKRLNLDAVGVELDKMQAVKVDEYSRTNVPSIWAIGDVTNRMNLTPVALMEGTCFAKTVFGRKPTKPDYSHIPCAVFCIPPLSVVGLGEEQAIEQVNGEVSVYTSTFNPMKNTISGRQEKSVMKLLVEAETDKVLGASMCGPDAPEIMQGIAIALKCGATKEQFDSTVGIHPSAAEEFVTMRSETRHVSSNKPKTNL; this is translated from the exons ATGAG ACTTGTAATCATGGCTAGGAAGATGCTGATTGATGGAGAGTTGGACAAACCCGGTCAAGAAGAACAGCACTATGACTTTGATTTGTTCGTAATAGGCGCTGGAAGTGGTGGGGTTCGAGCTGGTCGATTTTCAGCCCAATATGGAGCTAAG GTTGCGATCTGTGAGCTTCCATTTCATCCTATCAGCTCTGAACTTAGTGGGGGAGTTGGTGGAAC GTGTGTTATTCGTGGTTGTGTTCCTAAAAAGATTTTGGTTTATGGAGCAGCCTATGGGCCGGAGCTGGAG GATGCAAGGAATTATGGATGGGAAGTGAATGAGAGAGTCAACTTCAACTGGAAGAAGCTTTTGCATAAGAAG ACCGAGGAGATTGTACGGTTAAATGGGATCTATAAGAGGCTACTTTCAAATGCAGGAGTTAAACTCTTTGAAGGTGAGGGAAGGGTGATAGGTCCAAATGAAGTTGAGGTAATTCAACTGGATGGCACCAAGATAAGCTATTCGGCGAAGCACATTCTAATTGCAACTGGTAGTAGGGCTCATCGTCCAGGAATTCCAGGACAG GAGCTCGCCATAACTTCAGATGAAGCCTTGAGCTTGGAAGAGTTACCAAAGCGTGCTGTGATACTTGGCGGAGG GTACATTGCTGTTGAGTTTGCTTCAATATGGCGAGGAATGGGTGCAACAGTGGATCTATGTTTCAGAAAGGAACTCCCACTGAG AGGTTTTGATGATGAAATGCGAGCTGTAGTTGCAAGAAATCTAGAAGGCAGAGGAATCACTATGCATCCTTGCACGACATTGACTAAG CTTGAAAAAACAGAGGATGGTATCAAAGTGCACACAGATCATGGTGAAGTGATAGTGGCAGATGTTGTGCTCTTTGCAACTG GCCGTCTCCCTAACACAAAAAGGTTGAATCTGGATGCTGTTGGTGTTGAGCTTGACAAGATGCAAGCCGTGAAG GTAGATGAGTACTCTCGCACCAATGTGCCTAGCATTTGGGCCATCGGTGATGTTACCAATCGCATGAATCTTACACCAGTTGCTTTGATGGAAGGAACCTGTTTTGCG AAAACTGTTTTCGGCAGAAAACCTACCAAGCCTGACTACTCACATATCCCATGTGCGGTCTTCTG CATCCCGCCTCTTTCTGTTGTGGGGCTTGGCGAAGAACAGGCCATAGAGCAAGTAAATGGTGAAGTTTCAGTTTACACGTCAACATTCAATCCAATGAAGAACACCATTTCTGG ACGACAAGAGAAGTCAGTAATGAAGCTTCTTGTTGAGGCCGAGACAGATAAAGTTTTGGGAGCATCCATGTGCGGTCCAGACGCACCAGAAATCATGCAG GGCATTGCCATTGCACTAAAGTGTGGAGCAACCAAGGAACAGTTTGACAGTACA GTGGGAATTCACCCTTCAGCTGCAGAAGAGTTTGTTACCATGCGTTCAGAGACGAGGCACGTCTCTTCAAACAAACCAAAGACAAATCTATGA
- the LOC107777104 gene encoding uncharacterized protein LOC107777104: MVSGTLFHCRKNSWPPEEYISKSTLQLFDFDSAAPPSQAWRRKLNSHASKLKEFSVTFTEAIKMVRLGIRLWSYVREEASYGRKAPIDPFTRERCKPSASQGVPLGGMGSGSISRGFRGEFKHFQILPGTCETSPIMANQFSIFISRDGGNKKYASVLSPGEHEGLGKASDHGISSWGWNLSGQHSTYHALFPRAWTVYDGEPDPELKVSCRQISPFIPHDYRESSLPTSVFVYTLVNTGKERAQVSLLLTWANSIGGVSHLSGDHANEPFIGEDGVSGVLLHHKTKENPPVTFAVAACETQNVSVTVLPCFGMSEGSCVTAKDMWGKMVEDGHFDRENFSKGPSMPSSPGETHCAAVSATAWVEPHGKCTVAFAVAWSSPQVKFMKGKSYYRRYTRFYGTSERAAVDLVHHSLTNYKLWEEEIEKWQNPILNDVRLPEWYKFTLFNELYFLVAGGTLWIDSGVPSSDSVSTRITRPSNEVKVTKVKSNYKNGVQVEQTAYNGYGEGNHFSSSDKISESIITGSDDVGRFLYLEGVEYIMWCTYDVHFYASFALLALFPKIELSIQREFAKAVLCEDGRKVKFLAEGNWGIRKARGAIPHDLGMHDPWHEMNAYNIHDTSKWKDLNPKFVLQVYRDFAATGDFSFATDVWPSVCAAIEYMDQFDRDNDGLIENDGFPDQTYDTWTVHGISAYCGGLWLAALQAAAAMAMHVGDYAFAEKCKGRLIKAKTVFEAKLWNGSYFNYDSGSSSNSKSIQADQLAGQWYMASSGLPDLFDGVKIKSTLQKIYDFNVMKVRGGRMGAVNGMHPNGKVDETCMQSREIWTGVTYGLAATMLHAGMEEQAFTTAEGIFIAGWSEDGFGYSFQTPEGWTMDGHFRSLIYMRPLSIWGMQWALSMPKTILDAPKINIMDRIQVSPYTPQETGVRKIVEKAKCSIFRCSC, from the exons TAGAAAGAACTCATGGCCACCTGAGGAATATATCAGTAAATCAACTTTACAATTG TTTGATTTTGATAGTGCTGCACCACCATCTCAAGCTTGGAGAAGGAAACTAAATAGCCATGCTAGCAAGTTAAAAGAATTTAGTGTAACATTCACGGAGGCAATAAAAATG gttCGGCTTGGTATACGTCTATGGTCATATGTAAGGGAAGAAGCATCCTATGGAAGG AAAGCTCCAATTGATCCCTTTACACGAGAACGCTGCAAACCATCAGCATCTCAGGGTGTTCCACTTGGAGGGATGGG GAGCGGCAGCATATCCAGAGGCTTCAGAGGCGAGTTCAAGCACTTCCAGATTCTTCCTGGAACATGTGAGACTTCTCCAATCATGGCCAATCAGTTCTCA ATTTTTATATCCCGGGATGGAGGAAACAAAAAGTATGCATCCGTTTTATCTCCGGGAGAACATGAAGGGCTAGG GAAAGCAAGTGATCATGGTATATCGTCGTGGGGCTGGAATCTGAGTGGACAGCATTCTACATATCATGCACTCTTTCCTAGGGCTTGGACAGTATATGATG GTGAACCAGACCCAGAACTGAAAGTTTCTTGTCGGCAAATATCACCGTTCATCCCACATGACTACAGAGAGAGCAGCCTTCCTACATCTGTTTTTGTTTACACT TTGGTGAACACTGGGAAGGAAAGGGCACAAGTTAGCCTTCTTCTTACATGGGCG AATTCAATTGGAGGTGTCTCACACCTATCAGGAGATCACGCGAACGAACCATTTAT AGGTGAAGATGGAGTCTCTGGCGTACTCCTACATCACAA GACAAAAGAAAATCCTCCTGTTACTTTCGCTGTAGCTGCATGCGAAACTCAGAATGTCAGCGTTACTGTTTTACCCTGTTTCGGCATGTCTGAGGGAAGCTGTGTAACAGCAAAGGATATGTGGGGTAAAATGGTTGAG GATGGGCATTTTGATCGAGAGAACTTCAGCAAAGGACCAAGCATGCCATCATCACCTGGGGAGACACATTGTGCTGCAGTTTCTGCAACCGCATGGGTTGAACCACATGGAAAATGTACCGTGGCATTTGCTGTTGCTTGGTCATCTCCTCAAGTTAAATTCATGAAAGGAAAGTCATATTATAG GAGGTACACACGGTTCTATGGAACTTCTGAAAGGGCTGCTGTAGATTTGGTTCATCATTCTTTGACAA ATTATAAGCTGTGGGAAGAAGAAATTGAGAAATGGCAGAATCCTATCCTTAATGATGTTAGGCTACCAGAATG GTACAAGTTTACACTGTTTAACGAGCTGTATTTTCTGGTGGCTGGTGGAACATTGTGGATtg ACTCTGGTGTTCCTTCTTCAGACTCAGTTAGTACCAGAATAACGAGACCGAGCAATGAAGTCAAAGTAACTAAAGTCAAATCGAATTATAAAAATGGTGTACAAGTGGAACAGACGGCATATAATGGTTATGGGGAAGGCAACCATTTCTCAAGTTCTGATAAGATTTCAGAATCAATTATTACTGGCAGTGATGATGTGGGTAGGTTTCTATACTTGGAAGGTGTAGAATATATTATGTGGTGTACATATGATGTGCACTTCTATGCCTCTTTTGCACTTCTTGCTTTATTTCCTAAAATTGAGCTCAGCATCCAGCGGGAGTTTGCCAAAGCAGTCTTGTGTGAAGATGGAAGAAAAGTGAAGTTTCTGGCAGAGGGTAATTGGGGAATACGGAAGGCGAGGGGGGCTATTCCTCACGATCTTGGAATGCATGATCCTTGGCACGAAATGAATGCCTATAACATACATGATACTAGTAAATGGAAGGATCTAAATCCGAAATTTGTGCTTCAGGTCTATAGGGACTTTGCTGCAACGGGAGATTTCTCCTTTGCTACAGATGTCTGGCCTTCTGTATGTGCTGCAATTGAATATATGGATCAATTTGATCGTGACAATGATGGCCTAATTGAAAACGATGGTTTCCCTGATCAAACGTATGATACATGGACGGTTCATGGAATAAGTGCTTACTGTGGTGGTTTATGGCTAGCTGCACTTCAAGCTGCAGCTGCAATGGCCATGCACGTGGGTGACTACGCCTTTGCAGAAAAATGCAAAGGCAGATTGATAAAAGCCAAGACAGTGTTTGAGGCAAAATTGTGGAACGGCTCATATTTTAACTATGACAGTGGATCTAGTAGTAACAGTAAGTCGATTCAGGCCGATCAGCTTGCTGGACAGTGGTACATGGCATCATCCGGCTTGCCTGATCTCTTCGATGGCGTAAAGATCAAGAGTACTCTTCAAAAAATTTATGACTTCAATGTCATGAAAGTTCGTGGTGGCAGAATGGGTGCAGTAAATGGAATGCATCCAAATGGAAAGGTGGATGAGACTTGCATGCAATCCCGCGAGATATGGACTGGTGTCACGTATGGTTTGGCTGCCACCATGCTTCATGCTGGTATGGAGGAGCAGGCGTTCACTACAGCTGAAGGCATATTCATTGCAGGCTGGTCAGAGGATGGCTTTGG ATACTCATTTCAAACGCCTGAAGGTTGGACCATGGATGGACATTTTCGATCTCTGATATATATGAGGCCTCTCTCAATTTGGGGCATGCAGTGGGCGTTATCAATGCCTAAGACAATCCTTGATGCCCCTAAGATCAATATAATGGACAGAATTCAAGTGTCCCCCTATACTCCTCAGGAGACGGGCGTCCGCAAAATAGTCGAAAAAGCAAAATGTTCTATCTTTCGCTGTTCTTGCTAA
- the LOC107777121 gene encoding glutathione reductase, chloroplastic isoform X2, with protein sequence MARKMLIDGELDKPGQEEQHYDFDLFVIGAGSGGVRAGRFSAQYGAKVAICELPFHPISSELSGGVGGTCVIRGCVPKKILVYGAAYGPELEDARNYGWEVNERVNFNWKKLLHKKTEEIVRLNGIYKRLLSNAGVKLFEGEGRVIGPNEVEVIQLDGTKISYSAKHILIATGSRAHRPGIPGQELAITSDEALSLEELPKRAVILGGGYIAVEFASIWRGMGATVDLCFRKELPLRGFDDEMRAVVARNLEGRGITMHPCTTLTKLEKTEDGIKVHTDHGEVIVADVVLFATGRLPNTKRLNLDAVGVELDKMQAVKVDEYSRTNVPSIWAIGDVTNRMNLTPVALMEGTCFAKTVFGRKPTKPDYSHIPCAVFCIPPLSVVGLGEEQAIEQVNGEVSVYTSTFNPMKNTISGRQEKSVMKLLVEAETDKVLGASMCGPDAPEIMQGIAIALKCGATKEQFDSTVGIHPSAAEEFVTMRSETRHVSSNKPKTNL encoded by the exons ATGGCTAGGAAGATGCTGATTGATGGAGAGTTGGACAAACCCGGTCAAGAAGAACAGCACTATGACTTTGATTTGTTCGTAATAGGCGCTGGAAGTGGTGGGGTTCGAGCTGGTCGATTTTCAGCCCAATATGGAGCTAAG GTTGCGATCTGTGAGCTTCCATTTCATCCTATCAGCTCTGAACTTAGTGGGGGAGTTGGTGGAAC GTGTGTTATTCGTGGTTGTGTTCCTAAAAAGATTTTGGTTTATGGAGCAGCCTATGGGCCGGAGCTGGAG GATGCAAGGAATTATGGATGGGAAGTGAATGAGAGAGTCAACTTCAACTGGAAGAAGCTTTTGCATAAGAAG ACCGAGGAGATTGTACGGTTAAATGGGATCTATAAGAGGCTACTTTCAAATGCAGGAGTTAAACTCTTTGAAGGTGAGGGAAGGGTGATAGGTCCAAATGAAGTTGAGGTAATTCAACTGGATGGCACCAAGATAAGCTATTCGGCGAAGCACATTCTAATTGCAACTGGTAGTAGGGCTCATCGTCCAGGAATTCCAGGACAG GAGCTCGCCATAACTTCAGATGAAGCCTTGAGCTTGGAAGAGTTACCAAAGCGTGCTGTGATACTTGGCGGAGG GTACATTGCTGTTGAGTTTGCTTCAATATGGCGAGGAATGGGTGCAACAGTGGATCTATGTTTCAGAAAGGAACTCCCACTGAG AGGTTTTGATGATGAAATGCGAGCTGTAGTTGCAAGAAATCTAGAAGGCAGAGGAATCACTATGCATCCTTGCACGACATTGACTAAG CTTGAAAAAACAGAGGATGGTATCAAAGTGCACACAGATCATGGTGAAGTGATAGTGGCAGATGTTGTGCTCTTTGCAACTG GCCGTCTCCCTAACACAAAAAGGTTGAATCTGGATGCTGTTGGTGTTGAGCTTGACAAGATGCAAGCCGTGAAG GTAGATGAGTACTCTCGCACCAATGTGCCTAGCATTTGGGCCATCGGTGATGTTACCAATCGCATGAATCTTACACCAGTTGCTTTGATGGAAGGAACCTGTTTTGCG AAAACTGTTTTCGGCAGAAAACCTACCAAGCCTGACTACTCACATATCCCATGTGCGGTCTTCTG CATCCCGCCTCTTTCTGTTGTGGGGCTTGGCGAAGAACAGGCCATAGAGCAAGTAAATGGTGAAGTTTCAGTTTACACGTCAACATTCAATCCAATGAAGAACACCATTTCTGG ACGACAAGAGAAGTCAGTAATGAAGCTTCTTGTTGAGGCCGAGACAGATAAAGTTTTGGGAGCATCCATGTGCGGTCCAGACGCACCAGAAATCATGCAG GGCATTGCCATTGCACTAAAGTGTGGAGCAACCAAGGAACAGTTTGACAGTACA GTGGGAATTCACCCTTCAGCTGCAGAAGAGTTTGTTACCATGCGTTCAGAGACGAGGCACGTCTCTTCAAACAAACCAAAGACAAATCTATGA